A region from the Mycolicibacterium litorale genome encodes:
- the gnd gene encoding phosphogluconate dehydrogenase (NAD(+)-dependent, decarboxylating), with protein MQLGLVGLGKMGFNMRERLREGGHDVVGYDPRPEVTDVPSLAALADALTAPRVVWVMVPSGSVTHDTIVSLADVLGEGDLVIDGGNSRYTEDRPHADLLKANGIGFIDAGVSGGIWGLAEGYGLMVGGDDADIERVMPIFDTLRPPGDRADGFVHAGPVGAGHFAKMVHNGVEYALMTAYGEGYELLAAEELIQDPQAVYQAWTNGTVVRSWLQQLLAKALREDPGLAEISGYTEDSGEGRWTVEEAIRLRVPVPSIAASLFARFQSRQEDSPTMKAVSALRNQFGGHAVQRISKSG; from the coding sequence ATGCAACTGGGTTTGGTCGGGCTCGGCAAGATGGGCTTCAACATGCGTGAACGCCTGCGCGAAGGCGGACACGACGTCGTCGGCTACGACCCCCGGCCCGAGGTCACCGACGTGCCGTCGCTCGCCGCGCTCGCGGATGCGTTGACCGCGCCCAGGGTGGTGTGGGTGATGGTGCCGTCGGGTTCGGTCACCCACGACACCATCGTCTCGCTGGCCGACGTCCTCGGCGAGGGCGACCTGGTCATCGACGGGGGCAACTCGCGCTACACCGAAGACCGTCCGCACGCAGACCTGTTGAAAGCCAATGGAATCGGCTTCATCGACGCCGGAGTCTCGGGTGGCATCTGGGGTCTGGCCGAAGGTTACGGCCTGATGGTCGGCGGGGACGACGCCGACATCGAGCGGGTGATGCCCATCTTCGACACCCTGCGCCCTCCGGGCGACCGGGCGGACGGGTTCGTCCACGCCGGCCCGGTCGGTGCCGGTCATTTCGCCAAGATGGTGCACAACGGTGTCGAGTACGCCTTGATGACCGCCTACGGCGAGGGTTACGAACTGCTCGCCGCCGAGGAGCTGATCCAGGATCCGCAGGCGGTCTACCAGGCGTGGACGAACGGCACCGTCGTGCGGTCGTGGCTGCAGCAGCTGCTGGCAAAGGCACTGCGCGAAGACCCCGGCCTGGCCGAGATCTCCGGCTACACCGAGGATTCCGGCGAGGGCCGGTGGACCGTCGAGGAGGCCATCCGGCTGCGGGTCCCGGTGCCCTCGATCGCCGCGTCGCTGTTCGCGCGTTTCCAGTCCCGCCAGGAGGATTCGCCGACGATGAAGGCCGTGTCGGCGCTGCGCAACCAGTTCGGCGGCCATGCCGTGCAGCGGATCAGCAAGTCGGGGTAG